In one Corallincola holothuriorum genomic region, the following are encoded:
- a CDS encoding RNA polymerase sigma factor: MREPLVQQAQHGDKAAFKALYDDNVGRVYALALRMLGNRSQAEDVTQEVFISAWKQLAHFRGESKFSTWLYSIATARISDHCRKHKNWHLVGELHEGEFNRGNDPQNHLTLALDQAIQRLPAQARSVFVLYAIEGFGHRQVGEMLEIAEGSSKAQFHRARQLLKEWLKDE, encoded by the coding sequence TTGAGAGAGCCATTGGTTCAGCAAGCTCAACATGGCGATAAGGCAGCATTTAAAGCGCTATATGACGACAATGTCGGGCGTGTGTATGCGCTGGCGTTGCGTATGCTGGGTAATCGCTCACAAGCGGAAGACGTAACGCAAGAGGTGTTTATCAGCGCATGGAAACAGCTGGCTCACTTTCGTGGCGAAAGTAAATTCAGTACCTGGCTCTACAGCATCGCGACGGCTCGGATCAGCGATCATTGCCGCAAACACAAAAACTGGCACTTAGTCGGTGAATTGCACGAAGGCGAATTCAACCGTGGCAATGACCCACAAAACCACCTGACATTGGCATTAGATCAAGCGATCCAACGACTGCCTGCTCAAGCCCGTTCGGTATTCGTTTTGTACGCCATTGAAGGATTTGGCCATCGACAAGTCGGAGAAATGCTTGAGATCGCAGAAGGTAGTAGCAAAGCCCAGTTCCATCGAGCAAGACAGTTGCTCAAGGAGTGGTTAAAAGATGAATGA